A region from the Variovorax sp. V93 genome encodes:
- a CDS encoding helix-turn-helix domain-containing protein, with amino-acid sequence MSTKENAAVSQLLALLEARYALRVLWALRDGHAQTFRLLQDSVGSITPNTLNTRIKELREAGLVSHGGDGYSLTVSGQDLLKRLSDLQAFAGKWQLGQVKKAAAPAAPTPAAPSSSSPSAPSSSSSPGAPPSAPPAAPSPPSSVPPLDTGN; translated from the coding sequence ATGAGTACCAAGGAAAACGCAGCCGTCAGCCAGCTGCTTGCGCTTCTCGAGGCCCGCTACGCACTTCGCGTGCTCTGGGCGCTGCGCGACGGCCATGCCCAGACCTTCCGGCTGCTGCAGGACAGCGTCGGCAGCATCACCCCCAACACGCTCAACACCCGCATCAAGGAACTGCGCGAGGCCGGCCTCGTGAGCCACGGCGGCGACGGCTACAGCCTCACGGTGAGCGGACAGGATCTCCTGAAGCGGCTCTCGGACCTGCAGGCCTTCGCGGGCAAGTGGCAGCTGGGCCAGGTCAAGAAGGCCGCGGCACCGGCGGCGCCCACGCCCGCGGCACCTTCGTCGTCTTCGCCTTCGGCGCCTTCTTCTTCCTCCTCCCCGGGCGCACCGCCCTCTGCCCCGCCTGCGGCGCCGTCCCCGCCTTCCTCCGTCCCGCCTCTTGACACCGGCAATTGA